The nucleotide window GCATCAGCCTTACAGAATGAAACTAATACCTGGAATGGATCATGTATTTAAAGCTGCAATAAGAAAGGGTGCCCTAGGTGTAGCATTAAGCGGAGCAGGTCCGACTTTAATAGCTTTTACGCGAGGGTATAAAAAGGAAGTTGGGGAAGCCATGCAGGAAACATTTCAAAATTATGGTGTTTCTTGTTCCATTAAAAATTTAAAACCCACTTTTTTAGGTGCAGAAACAGTCGTTTAAACAAATGGGGGTATGTAACATGGGAATAGTGGTGCAAAAATTCGGAGGCAGTTCAGTTGCCAATCCCGAACGTATACAAAGAGTTGCTCAAAGAATTGTAGAATGTTATAAATCCGGTAACCAAGTTGTTGTGGTTGTTTCGGCACTTGGTGATGCGACCGATAATTTAGTTGCACTATCTCGAAGGATTACTACCAATCCTTCAGATCGGGAAATGGATATGCTTTTGGCAACTGGTGAACAAGTATCTATTGCCTTATTAACTATGGCTATTCATGCTCTGGGCTACGAGGCAATATCTTTAACCGGTCCCCAAGCCGGTATTATTACGAGTAATGTTCATACAAAAGCTAAAATAATAAATATTAATAGTGCACGCATTCAAAAGGAATTACATCAAGGAAATATTGTTATTGTCGCTGGTTTTCAAGGAAAAACTGCTAATGGAGAAATAACAACATTGGGACGCGGAGGGTCAGATACTTCTGCTGTTGCCTTGGCCGCTGCCTTAAAAGCAGACATCTGTGAAATTTTTACAGATGTAGATGGAGTTTACACTACAGACCCTAGGATAGAAGTTAATGCTCAAAAACTTTCCTCGATATCCTATGAGGAAATGCTTGAATTAGCAAGTCTTGGGGCCTTAGTTTTACAACCTAGAGCAGTAGAATTTGCAATGCAATTTAATGTTAAATTACACGTTCGTTCCAGTTTTAACTATAATGAAGGTACAATTGTGCAGGAGGTTAGTAATATGGAAAGAGATATAGCAGTAAGCGGTATAGCACATGATTCTAATGTAGCGAAAATTACTCTTTTTGGTGTACCCGATGAACCAGGAGTCGCCTGTAAACTTTTTACTGCTTTAGCTGATGGAAATATTAACATTGACATGATTATCCAAAGCAGTTCCCGGAGTGGGCATAACAACATTACTTTTACAGTTGCAAAGGATGATGCGGCAAAAGCTTTGGCTATTACTGAACAAATAAAAGAGATAATTGGTGCTGAAGGAACTGCTTGTGATGACACAGTAGCAAAAGTTAGTATTGTTGGAGCTGGAATGGTTGCTAACTCAGGCGTTGCAGCTAAAATGTTTGAAGCCTTATCCAAAGAAAAAATTAATATTCAATTAATATCCACATCTGAAATAAAAATATCTTGTATTGTTGGCATCAATGATGTTGAGAAGGCTGTCAGAGCTATCCATGCTAAATTTAAGCTTAATAAAAAACAAAATCAGTTGGATCTTGCCACTATTAACTAAATAGAGAATTTTTCTTGACATTATTATTACAAGATAGTAAAATATAATTTGTTCGGGGCGTGGCTCAGTTTGGTAGAGCGCTACCTTGGGGTGGTAGAGGTCGCACGTTCAAATCGTGTCGCTCCGACCAAATACTTTTATAGCAAAATTTATTTTTTGCGAAACTCCTCTCGAAATGAGAGGCTTTTTTGTTTTACTTGCTAAATATGTTTTGTTAACATTAGTATAATTAATGTTATTTATTAACAATATATTAAATGGATTATAATAAAGGGGTAAGGAACTGATGGAAATTAACAGCTTAAAAAATGAATTTAAAAGTATATTTAAAAAATTTAACGAATTGTGTAGAGAGGTAAGCGAAAAGAACAATTTAAAAAAGCAAGAATTATTACAGAAATTAATTAATGATTTTTACAGCTATTTTTCTAATAAGGGTTATAGGATAATTTCAGGAGAGAATAAGTATACAGCCGAAAAAAATGATTTTGAAATATCTTTAATATTTAATGATGATGATACTTTTTTGCTTGAAATCCCACAAAAAGATGTCACGTATAGCCTAGAAATCAGAGCTGGGTATGATGCACAGAAAATGATATTTTGGAAACATCCTTTAACCTACAAAGCTGAATTTTTAATGATCAACGGGAATGTAGATGAATTTTTAGGTGAAATTACTGACCTTGAGGTCCTAAAAAAGCTGTATCAGAACCTACATGAAAATATCTTACATTACGAACAAACTTTAAAGAATTATGATGAAGTCGACTTTGTTTATTCATTTTTAGATTCAAATATTGAAATTACTGACTTTACTGATATAATGGAAAAACATCTTCAGTTTGACCAATAATTAATGCTAAAAAATACTCCTACTACCATAGGAGTATTTTTTAGCATTAAAACCACTTTTTTGAGAAAGAATTACTTTAAATAAAAAAATTAATCGGTGGATTAAATGAATAAAATTAATCTTTTATATTTAGTAAGGCCAGTGGCAGGTGGCATTAAAACTCATCTTATAAATCTTTGCAATGGATTAGAAGAAGAAAAATATAATATATATTTAGCTACTCCAAATATCCAAGATTTTATTCCCCATTTACCGAAACAAAATGTACAGTTATTGTCCTGTGGGATAACGGGCAATTTGAATTTACCGTTAGATTATAAGGTTGTACATGAAATTGCTCATTTTTTGAGACAGTACCATATTCAAATTATCCATACCCATGGCTTTAAAGCAAGTTTACTAGGACGTATTGCTGCCCGAATGGTAAAAACCCCAATTGTAATAACAACTGCTCATAATTTTATTTATAATAACTTAAATAATAGCATAACAAAATTATTGGTTAGAAATTTGCAAAAAAAATTAGCTACCGGTACTGATCATTTTATTGCCGTTTCCCAGGCTTTAGCGGAAGATATTATTAAAAATGAAGGAATTTTGCCTAAAAAGGTTACCACGATATATAATGGAATAGATACTAGAATTCAACGAAAACGAATTATACTTCTAGAAAATTTAATTGACCCTTCGTTTCAAAATATTGTTGTGATTGCGCGCCTCATACCTGAAAAAGGTGTACATTTATTTATACAGATGTCTAAAATAATTGCAAATTTATTCCCACTTGCCAGGTTTTATATTATTGGTGATGGCCCAGAGAAAAATAATTTAAAATTGCAAGTTAAGGAATATGATTTAGAGGAAAAAATATTTTTCTTGGGTTATAGAAATGATGTTGCCGATTTGCTTTCTCAATTTAAAATAGTTGTTATACCTTCATTAAACGAAGGTTTATCTGTAACTGCTTTAGAAGCAATGTTAGCACAAAGGGCAATTGTTGCTTCAAATGTTGGCGGACTTCCTGAATTAATTGAACATGGAAAAACAGGTCTCCTTTTTTCGAAAGGAAATGTAATTGAAGGGGCAAATCAAATTATCAATTTACTTAACAATAAAAATTTAGCAGCTTATCTAGCTCATAATGCATTGCAAAAGGTTCTAAAAAATTTTAGTCGAGAAAAAATGTGTCAAGAAACAAGTGAGATTTACGAACATTATTATCTAGTAAAGAAATTATAAGAAAAACTTTTTTAAGTAATGAGACATATTGTTTTTGAATAAATTATATTACGTTGACATTAATATGCTGATTTTTTTTTATTTTACTGCTTTTGGCCTTAAAATAGTAGTGTAGGGGGTTAGAAAGTGAAAGTCAAAAAAGCAATAATACCAGCTGCTGGGCTGGGAACGAGGTTTCTACCTGCGACAAAAGCACAACCTAAGGAAATGTTACCAATTGTTGACAAGCCAGCTATTCAATATATTGTTGAGGAAGCTGTAGCGTCGGGTATTGAAGATATACTTATTGTAACAGGCCGTAATAAAAGAGCTATAGAAGATCATTTTGATCGCTCAATTGAACTAGAAATTCAGCTCAAGGGAAAAAACTCCACTAAGCTTTTAAATCAAGTTGTAGAAATATCCGAAATGGCAGATATTCACTATATTAGACAGAAGGAAACCAAAGGACTAGGACACGCGGTTTATTGTGCTCGTAAATTCATAGGAAATGAACCATTTGCTGTTCTCTTAGGTGATGATATTATTTCAAGTAAAATTCCCTGTTTAAAACAAATGTTAGAAATTCATGATCAGTTAGGAGGAACCATTTTAGGTATCAAAGAAGTATCAGCAGAAGAGGTAAATAAATACGGTATTTTAGATGCGCAATTTATAAAAAAAGGATTGCACCGAGTAACTAATTTAGTAGAGAAACCAAAAGCGGAGGAAGCTCCCTCAAGTTTAGCTGTAATGGGTAGGTATATTATCCAGCCAGAAATTTTTTCAATCTTAGAACAAACTCCTCCAGGTTCAGGCGGTGAAATCCAGCTTACTGATGCACTAAAGGAGTTATGTAAAACTCAGCCTATTTACGGATATGAATTTTTAGGACGCAGATATGATATAGGCGACAAGCTAGGATTTTTAATGGCAACAATTGAATTCGCTTTACAACGTGAAGATTTAACTCCTAGCTTTAGTAAATATTTAGCAGAGTTAAAATTTAACCTAACTTCTCCATATCTTGAGGAAACTGCAGCAACCATGGCTGAGAAAGACTAAAAGTTTTGACTTTTAGTCTTTTTAGTTGGTGCGCTCGGCATGGGCGCTTGCTTGTCGGTGAAAGTCCGATACGGGGGTTGATAGTGCCAACCGTTAGCCTAAGACAAGGGTGTCCATCGTGAGGTGGAATCTAAAGGAAGCCGGCGGCAAAGCTCTGGATAAAGAACTTGAAACAAGAGGCCTGAAATTCTGCCGTTATGCAGACGACTGTAACATCTACGTTAAAAGTCGTAAAGCAGCAAACAGAGTAATGGCAAGCATCACTAAATTCATTGAAGGAGAGTTAAAACTCAAGGTCAATAAAAAGAAAAGCACAGTGGATAGACCTTGGAAACTTAATTCTTAAGTTTTTCCTTTTACCATAAAAAGGGTGGAATAAGAGTGCACCCGAAGCCCGTTAAGAAATTTAAGCAAAAACTAAAAAAGCTAAAGGCAGAAGCAACGCTATGAGTATGGAGCAAAGAATGTTAAAGCTAAAACAGTGCATAACAGGATGGGCTAATTACTTTAGCATTGCAGATTTGGGAACTCTTGCAAAACAATGGATGAGTGGCTGAGAAGAATACCAGTTTGAGAAAATATCTATGACAACCTGGCATAACTCCGCAAACCCATTGATAAGTATGGCCTTACCAAACAGTTGGTTTAAGGAATAGGGTTAATTGATTTGGAAACATAAAATGTCGGCGTTTTGTCTCACTTCTACGAGAAGTGACTGAGGTCTATCAGGAGCCGTATACGAGGCCCGTACGTACGGTTCTGTGAGAAGGATAAAGCCGAAGCAAATTATTTTGGCTTTACCTTACTCGATCTATAAATTTACCTTTAAACTTTCGCTTAGATATTAAATTAATTATAATAATGGTAATATCACTTTTAGATGGGGAGATTAACATGAAATTAGTTTTCCATGGGCATTCATGTTTTGAAATATGCTTAGCTCAAGATAATATTATAATTGATCCCTGGCTTAATAATAACCCTCAGGCAAAGGTTAGACCAGAAGAGATAAATGTTTCCGCAGTTCTAGTTACCCATGGGCATAGTGACCATTTAGGCGATGCTATTTATATTGCCCGAAATAACAATGCGCTACTTATTGCTCCATTTGAATTGGCTAGCTACTGCAATAATTTTGGGGTTAGAACTCATGGGATGCATATTGGAGGAGCTAACCGCTTTTCTTTTGGCAAAGTTAAGTTGACTCAAGCTTTACATGGTTCAGCTGTGATAGAAGATAAAAACATAATATATACAGGAAACCCCTGTGGATTTATTTTAGAATTAGAGGGGAAAACCGTTTATCATGCTGGAGATACGGGACTTTTTGGAGATATGCAGTTAATTGGCAAAAACTACAATATTGACGTTGCACTTTTACCTATTGGGGATAATTTTACAATGGGAATTGATGATGCAGTACAGGCAGTTGAGTTTTTACGTCCTAAAGTTGTTATTCCAATGCATTATAATACTTTTTCTTTAATTACTCAAAATGTACAAGAATTTGTAGAAAAAGTTAAACTTTGCAATTGTTCTGAAGCAATACCTCTACAATCAGGCAATGCTTTTACGTTATAATTTTGATATAATTAAATAGTTATGGTTGAAGAAAGATGGTGAGTGCAAGCATTGATTAAGTATTTTCCAGTCTTACTAGATTTAACGCAAAAAAAATGCCTAGTAATCGGTGGCGGAGAAGTTGCGCAACGTAAAGTTTTTTCTTTATTAGAATGCGATGCTGAAATTGTTTTAATTAGTCCTACAATAACTGAGAAATTACAATATCTTGTAAAAAACCATAAGATTAGTTATATACCTAGGGAATACAATCCTAAAGATTTGGGTTTACCGTTTATTGTTATTTGTGCAACTGGAAATACAGAACTTAATTTAGCTATCGCTGCCGAATGTTCTAAACGTAACATTTTAGTAAATGTAGTAGACAGCCCTGACAGTGGTAATTTTATTGTGCCGGCTGCCATACGTAGAGGAGACTTATGTATCAGTATATCTACCGGGGGGCATAGTCCTGCTCTCTCTAAAAAGATTAGGCAACAGTTAGAAAGTCAGTTTGGGGAAGAATATATAAAATATCTTGATTTAATGGAGGAAATGCGTAAAACAGTTATTGAAAATATCCCTGAACAAAAAAAACGTGCGGAAATATTTAAAAAATTAGTTGATAGTGATATTTTGGACTTACTCAAAACAGGACAAGATCAACTTGCTAAGGAGAGAGCTAAGCAATGTATATCGTTGTAGTTGGGTTGAACCATAAAACAGCACCTGTGGAAGTAAGAGAAAAGTTATCTTTTTCACATTCAGAATTATCAACAGCCCTAGACCAATTAAAAAAATGTGGTTATATTAATGGATGTGCTATCCTTTCTACCTGCAATAGAACTGAAGTATATGCATCTGTTAGTGATATTGAGCTTGGATTACTAGAAATTTATTCATTGTTAAGTCTAAGTTGTAGTTTACAAGTAGAAAATTTAAAAGAGTATTTATATGTGTTTAATGATTATGATGCTGTTAAGCATTTGTTTAATGTTGCTGCTGGTTTAGATTCTATGATATTAGGTGAAACTCAAATTTTAGGGCAGGTAAGAGAAGCGTATTTGGAAGCCTGTAATTATGGTTCAACAAACGGTGTTTTGAATAATCTTTTCCAACAAGCTATTTCTGTTGGCAAAAGAGTTCGAACAGAAACTAAAATTGATCAGAGTGCTGTTTCTATAAGTTATGCTGCTGTTGAACTCGCCAAAAAATACTTTGGTAACTTGAATGGACGTACAGTCTTAGTAATGGGTGCGGGCAAAATGAGCGAGTTAACAGTTAGATATTTAGTAGCAAATGGTGTTTCAACCGTATTAGTTACAAATCGTTCTTATGAAAAAGCATGTAATTTAGCAGGAGAATTTGGTGGAATAGCTGTAAGATTTGACGAACTAAACAATTACTTACCTACATCTGATATTTTAATTAGTTGTACTTCAGCCCCTCACTATATACTCAAAAAACAAGAATTGGAAATTATGCTGGCAGATAGGTCTGAGGCTATTCTTTTAGTTGATATAGCCGTACCTAGAGATATTGATCCCCAGGTAGCAGAAATTCCATTAGTTAGGTTATATGACATTGATGATTTACACGATGTAGTTGAGCAGAATTTAGAAGAAAGAAAGCAAATTGCTATAATTGCAGAAAATATTATTAGTGAAGAGATAAATGTTTTTTTTGATTGGTTAAATTCTTTGTTTGTTGTTCCTACAGTTATATCTTTAAAAAGAAAAGCTATAAAAATAAAGGAGCAAGAACTTGCAAGAGCCTTACGCCGTTTATCTTCACTGACAGAAAAGGAAAAAAATATTATAGCTTCCATGGCTAATTCTATTGTTAATCAATTAGTACATGATCCAATTGTTAATTTAAAGAATTATGCGTCAACTCAACAAGGTCATTTATATACGGAAGTGTTGCAAAATCTTTTTAATTTAGATGTTCAAGATTTACCACCAACAAACCAGGTTAATATAAAAAAGAAACTTAAACTTAAGTAGCACCAATAAATTGGGGGGAGAAGAGTGCGGGAGATAGTAATTGGAACTAGGGAAAGCGCTTTGGCATTATGGCAGACTAATTGGGTTGTTGAACGATTACGTGCTAGAAACCCAGAATACACTTTTAGAATTAAAAAAATTAAAACACAAGGAGATAAAATTTTAGATGTTGCCTTAGCTAAAATTGGCGATAAAGGACTATTTACTAAAGAAATAGAAATGGCTATGTTGAACAAAGAAATTGATTTAGCCGTCCATAGCATGAAAGACTTGCCAACAGTGCTTCCACTAGGGTTAAAAATTGGTGCAATTTGTGAGCGTACCGATTCAAGAGATGTAGTATTATCCCTTAAAAACTACAGCTTAGATTCTTTACCTAAAGGAGCTAAAGTTGGAACTAGTAGTTTACGCAGAAAATCACAGCTTTTAAATTATAGGCCAGATTTAAAAATTGAAGATTTAAGAGGCAACCTTAATACTAGAATTTCAAAATTAGAACAAGAAGGGTTCGAAGCAATTATTTTAGCGGCTGCTGGTGTCAAAAGAATGGGTTTCGAACACCTTATTACTCAAGTTATACCAAACCATATTTGTCTCCCAGCTGTTGGACAAGGTTCCATTGGAGTTGAAATACGGTCCGATGATGAAGAAATTTATAATATTACTCAAAAAATCGCTCATTCCGAATCTTCTTTAGCAATTGAAGCAGAACGTGCTTTTTTAAAAACTCTAGAAGGAGGATGTCAAATACCAATTGGTGCTTTTGGTGAAATAGTTGGAAATGAATTATCTTTGGTTGGATTAGTAGCTAGTTTAGATGGTAAAAAAATTATTAGAGATAAAGTCACAGGTTTAAGCGCTCAACCTGAAAAAATTGGTCAGTGTTTGGCAGAGAAATTACTGCAAAAAGGGGCAGATGTTATTTTAAATGATGTGAGACGGGAGATTGAGAATAGTGGCAAATAAAGGATATGTATATTTAGTTGGTGCTGGTCCAGGGGACCCAGGACTTTTAACAATTAAAGGACAGCAATGTATACAGAAAGCAGATGTTGTAGTATATGACCGCCTAGTAGGGAAAAAATTACTTGGTTATGTTCGCTCTGATGCAGAACTTATTTACGTAGGTAAATCGCCTGAAAGGCATACCTTACGTCAAGAAGAGATAAATGAACTATTATTAAAGAAGGCTTTAGAAGGGAAAATAGTTACCAGACTAAAGGGAGGGGATCCCTTTGTTTTTGGTAGGGGTGGAGAAGAAGCAGAAATACTTCAGGAAAATGGAGTGCAATTTGAAATTGTGCCTGGAATAACTTCAGCCATAGCTGTTCCTGCTTATGCAGGCATACCTGTAACTCACCGCAATTGTACATCAACTATTGGTATTGTGACAGGTAATGAAGATCCAACT belongs to Bacillota bacterium LX-D and includes:
- a CDS encoding aspartate kinase; translated protein: MGIVVQKFGGSSVANPERIQRVAQRIVECYKSGNQVVVVVSALGDATDNLVALSRRITTNPSDREMDMLLATGEQVSIALLTMAIHALGYEAISLTGPQAGIITSNVHTKAKIININSARIQKELHQGNIVIVAGFQGKTANGEITTLGRGGSDTSAVALAAALKADICEIFTDVDGVYTTDPRIEVNAQKLSSISYEEMLELASLGALVLQPRAVEFAMQFNVKLHVRSSFNYNEGTIVQEVSNMERDIAVSGIAHDSNVAKITLFGVPDEPGVACKLFTALADGNINIDMIIQSSSRSGHNNITFTVAKDDAAKALAITEQIKEIIGAEGTACDDTVAKVSIVGAGMVANSGVAAKMFEALSKEKINIQLISTSEIKISCIVGINDVEKAVRAIHAKFKLNKKQNQLDLATIN
- a CDS encoding glycosyltransferase, encoding MNKINLLYLVRPVAGGIKTHLINLCNGLEEEKYNIYLATPNIQDFIPHLPKQNVQLLSCGITGNLNLPLDYKVVHEIAHFLRQYHIQIIHTHGFKASLLGRIAARMVKTPIVITTAHNFIYNNLNNSITKLLVRNLQKKLATGTDHFIAVSQALAEDIIKNEGILPKKVTTIYNGIDTRIQRKRIILLENLIDPSFQNIVVIARLIPEKGVHLFIQMSKIIANLFPLARFYIIGDGPEKNNLKLQVKEYDLEEKIFFLGYRNDVADLLSQFKIVVIPSLNEGLSVTALEAMLAQRAIVASNVGGLPELIEHGKTGLLFSKGNVIEGANQIINLLNNKNLAAYLAHNALQKVLKNFSREKMCQETSEIYEHYYLVKKL
- the galU gene encoding UTP--glucose-1-phosphate uridylyltransferase GalU; the protein is MKVKKAIIPAAGLGTRFLPATKAQPKEMLPIVDKPAIQYIVEEAVASGIEDILIVTGRNKRAIEDHFDRSIELEIQLKGKNSTKLLNQVVEISEMADIHYIRQKETKGLGHAVYCARKFIGNEPFAVLLGDDIISSKIPCLKQMLEIHDQLGGTILGIKEVSAEEVNKYGILDAQFIKKGLHRVTNLVEKPKAEEAPSSLAVMGRYIIQPEIFSILEQTPPGSGGEIQLTDALKELCKTQPIYGYEFLGRRYDIGDKLGFLMATIEFALQREDLTPSFSKYLAELKFNLTSPYLEETAATMAEKD
- a CDS encoding metal-dependent hydrolase; this encodes MKLVFHGHSCFEICLAQDNIIIDPWLNNNPQAKVRPEEINVSAVLVTHGHSDHLGDAIYIARNNNALLIAPFELASYCNNFGVRTHGMHIGGANRFSFGKVKLTQALHGSAVIEDKNIIYTGNPCGFILELEGKTVYHAGDTGLFGDMQLIGKNYNIDVALLPIGDNFTMGIDDAVQAVEFLRPKVVIPMHYNTFSLITQNVQEFVEKVKLCNCSEAIPLQSGNAFTL
- a CDS encoding bifunctional precorrin-2 dehydrogenase/sirohydrochlorin ferrochelatase, whose protein sequence is MIKYFPVLLDLTQKKCLVIGGGEVAQRKVFSLLECDAEIVLISPTITEKLQYLVKNHKISYIPREYNPKDLGLPFIVICATGNTELNLAIAAECSKRNILVNVVDSPDSGNFIVPAAIRRGDLCISISTGGHSPALSKKIRQQLESQFGEEYIKYLDLMEEMRKTVIENIPEQKKRAEIFKKLVDSDILDLLKTGQDQLAKERAKQCISL
- the hemA gene encoding glutamyl-tRNA reductase translates to MYIVVVGLNHKTAPVEVREKLSFSHSELSTALDQLKKCGYINGCAILSTCNRTEVYASVSDIELGLLEIYSLLSLSCSLQVENLKEYLYVFNDYDAVKHLFNVAAGLDSMILGETQILGQVREAYLEACNYGSTNGVLNNLFQQAISVGKRVRTETKIDQSAVSISYAAVELAKKYFGNLNGRTVLVMGAGKMSELTVRYLVANGVSTVLVTNRSYEKACNLAGEFGGIAVRFDELNNYLPTSDILISCTSAPHYILKKQELEIMLADRSEAILLVDIAVPRDIDPQVAEIPLVRLYDIDDLHDVVEQNLEERKQIAIIAENIISEEINVFFDWLNSLFVVPTVISLKRKAIKIKEQELARALRRLSSLTEKEKNIIASMANSIVNQLVHDPIVNLKNYASTQQGHLYTEVLQNLFNLDVQDLPPTNQVNIKKKLKLK
- the hemC gene encoding hydroxymethylbilane synthase — translated: MREIVIGTRESALALWQTNWVVERLRARNPEYTFRIKKIKTQGDKILDVALAKIGDKGLFTKEIEMAMLNKEIDLAVHSMKDLPTVLPLGLKIGAICERTDSRDVVLSLKNYSLDSLPKGAKVGTSSLRRKSQLLNYRPDLKIEDLRGNLNTRISKLEQEGFEAIILAAAGVKRMGFEHLITQVIPNHICLPAVGQGSIGVEIRSDDEEIYNITQKIAHSESSLAIEAERAFLKTLEGGCQIPIGAFGEIVGNELSLVGLVASLDGKKIIRDKVTGLSAQPEKIGQCLAEKLLQKGADVILNDVRREIENSGK